The proteins below come from a single Chryseobacterium nepalense genomic window:
- a CDS encoding beta-carotene 15,15'-monooxygenase, with amino-acid sequence MSEFNEFDQQGSVPERNTGSIISHAFEMYKGIFLYAIVVMIICIIADTIVQSVTGYNSWGGFRDFRSFNDFDDNSFYKYDYWSGPGAPFYYSFSFILNVLLSPLYVGLIYIANKYNSKIGIDFSDLFIGYRQNLGNIIIYSLITNIILGISIALCGLPFFFVFPLFFLGYPILLFENATAMDALSKTYNIAKDNYGTFLGTSLLGILISAAGLILCCIGIIVTAPFILAVMYSAYCAYLGKPRQILLNK; translated from the coding sequence ATGTCAGAATTTAATGAATTTGATCAGCAGGGCTCGGTTCCGGAAAGAAATACAGGCTCTATTATTTCTCATGCTTTCGAGATGTATAAAGGAATCTTTCTTTATGCGATTGTAGTGATGATTATATGCATAATTGCCGATACTATTGTACAGTCAGTTACAGGGTATAATTCCTGGGGAGGGTTCAGAGATTTCAGAAGTTTCAATGATTTTGATGATAACAGTTTTTATAAATATGATTACTGGAGCGGGCCAGGAGCTCCTTTTTATTATTCATTTTCATTTATTCTAAATGTTTTATTGTCTCCATTGTATGTAGGGCTCATCTATATTGCTAATAAATACAATAGCAAGATTGGTATTGATTTCTCGGATCTTTTTATCGGCTACAGGCAAAATCTTGGCAATATTATTATTTACAGTTTAATTACAAATATTATTTTAGGAATTTCCATAGCGCTATGCGGACTTCCTTTTTTCTTTGTTTTTCCTCTTTTCTTTTTGGGTTATCCCATCCTCTTGTTTGAAAATGCTACGGCGATGGATGCACTCAGTAAAACATACAATATTGCAAAAGACAATTATGGTACATTTTTAGGTACATCACTTTTGGGGATTCTGATTAGTGCTGCCGGATTAATCCTATGCTGCATCGGAATTATTGTTACGGCTCCTTTTATCCTTGCAGTAATGTATTCAGCCTATTGTGCTTACCTCGGAAAACCAAGACAAATACTATTAAACAAATAA
- a CDS encoding AI-2E family transporter, with the protein MNKEEQISSIKIKQVALLAIILILAGLICFNLALFIPSVLGAITIYVVCRKYNFYLQEEKKWKPWASSLALMFASLIVLILPVYFIGDLLIEKLGNAQAYMDKFNVFLEKIHTYIYSKIGFDILSKENMDKLKNNVGQFSTKALSGTFNTLTVVMSMYFILYFMLEKPRFFERILSSSAPLKRSNVSLIGEKMRKLIMANAIGIPVVALGQGIVALVGYFIFGAPSPILLFALTAAASMIPVVGAAIIYVPICIYMIAEGDTGTGLGLAAYCMVIVGLTDNVLRFTLLKKLEDIHPLNTVFGIIMGMNLFGFMGLVFGPILISLTLLLIQVYRNEFSDDDTPDLKLPDKDDELEEKINLIV; encoded by the coding sequence ATGAATAAAGAAGAACAAATAAGCAGTATAAAAATAAAACAGGTCGCGCTGCTTGCTATAATTCTCATTTTGGCAGGCTTGATCTGTTTTAATCTTGCACTTTTCATTCCGTCTGTGTTAGGCGCTATCACCATTTATGTGGTTTGCAGAAAGTATAATTTTTATCTTCAGGAAGAAAAAAAGTGGAAACCCTGGGCTTCTTCCCTGGCTTTAATGTTTGCAAGTCTTATTGTTCTTATTCTTCCTGTTTATTTTATTGGTGACCTATTGATTGAAAAGCTCGGGAATGCCCAGGCTTATATGGATAAGTTTAATGTTTTTCTTGAAAAAATTCATACCTACATCTATTCTAAAATAGGATTTGATATTTTGAGTAAAGAAAATATGGATAAGCTTAAAAACAATGTCGGACAATTTTCTACAAAAGCACTGAGTGGTACATTCAATACACTAACTGTAGTGATGTCCATGTATTTTATCCTTTATTTCATGCTTGAAAAACCAAGATTTTTTGAAAGAATACTGTCATCTTCTGCACCGCTGAAAAGATCGAATGTATCTTTGATAGGCGAAAAAATGAGAAAGCTTATTATGGCGAATGCGATTGGAATCCCCGTTGTAGCGCTTGGACAGGGAATTGTTGCTCTGGTAGGATATTTCATTTTTGGTGCACCAAGCCCCATACTGCTGTTCGCCTTAACGGCTGCAGCCTCCATGATCCCTGTAGTAGGTGCGGCAATCATCTATGTACCGATCTGTATCTACATGATTGCAGAAGGAGATACAGGAACCGGGCTCGGACTGGCTGCGTATTGTATGGTAATTGTAGGATTAACGGATAATGTTTTACGTTTCACGCTCTTAAAAAAACTGGAAGATATTCACCCATTAAATACTGTTTTTGGAATTATAATGGGGATGAATCTTTTCGGGTTCATGGGATTGGTTTTCGGACCAATTCTTATATCTTTGACATTGCTGCTGATTCAGGTATACAGAAATGAATTTTCGGATGATGATACTCCGGATCTTAAGCTTCCTGATAAAGATGATGAGCTGGAGGAAAAAATTAATTTAATTGTATAA
- a CDS encoding DUF3820 family protein → MNPEILKEICEVKMPFGKYQGTILADLPVSYLEWFQRQGMPKGKLGMQLSTIYEIKVNGLMDLLAPIRSGLLRK, encoded by the coding sequence ATAAACCCCGAAATATTAAAAGAAATTTGTGAGGTGAAAATGCCTTTCGGAAAGTATCAGGGAACAATATTGGCAGATTTACCGGTAAGTTATCTTGAATGGTTTCAACGGCAAGGAATGCCTAAAGGTAAATTAGGAATGCAGCTGTCTACCATCTACGAAATAAAGGTAAATGGCTTGATGGATTTGTTAGCTCCAATTCGTTCGGGTCTTTTAAGGAAATAA
- a CDS encoding VOC family protein, whose product MKKVTGIGGIFFKCKDPKALKEWYKTHLGIDVNEYGATFDWKGMADSNSKGSLTWSPSPETTTYFEPSTKEFMINYTVDNLEDLVQELKKENIEILDEMAVYDFGKFIHILDPEGNKIELWEPM is encoded by the coding sequence ATGAAAAAAGTAACAGGCATCGGAGGTATATTCTTCAAATGCAAAGATCCGAAGGCTTTGAAAGAATGGTACAAAACCCATCTGGGAATTGATGTGAATGAATATGGCGCAACTTTCGACTGGAAAGGCATGGCAGATTCAAATTCGAAAGGTTCGCTGACGTGGAGTCCTTCTCCTGAAACAACAACGTATTTCGAGCCCTCAACAAAAGAATTTATGATCAACTACACGGTTGATAATCTGGAGGATTTGGTTCAGGAACTGAAAAAAGAAAATATTGAAATTTTAGACGAAATGGCAGTGTATGACTTTGGAAAGTTCATTCACATTCTTGATCCTGAAGGCAATAAGATTGAACTCTGGGAACCTATGTAA
- the uvrB gene encoding excinuclease ABC subunit UvrB: MQFKLQSEYKPTGDQPQAIEKLTEGIKIGEKYQTLLGVTGSGKTFTVANVVQNVQKPTLVLAHNKTLAAQLFMEFKEFFPENAVEYFVSYYDYYQPEAYIATTGTYIEKDLSINEEVEKLRLSATASLLSGRRDVLIVASVSCIYGIGNPTEFHKSLISIAIGEKVTRTALLHSLVNALYSRTLNEFQRGTFRVKGDVIDVFPAYADNAVRIQFFGDEIEKIQSFDPVSGNVTSSFEQIQIYPANLFVTSKETLNGAIRNIQDDLVKQVDFFNSVEKPLEAKRLQERTELDLEMIKELGYCSGIENYSRYLDGRLPGTRPFCLLDYFPKDYLMVIDESHVTVPQVHAMYGGDRSRKESLVEYGFRLPAAMDNRPLKFEEFEAIQNQVIYVSATPADYELEKTGGAYIEQIIRPTGLLDPIIEIRPTINQIDDLMEEIQKRADLDERVLVTTLTKKMAEELTKYFTKFGIRTRYIHSDVETLERIQIMQDLRVGLFDVLIGVNLLREGLDLPEVSLVAILDADKEGMLRSRRSMIQTVGRAARNLNGRAIMYADKITKSMQATLDETEYRRAKQMEYNQQHGKVPVALNKKISESLVGRTKDFPDEKYTQKEILQKVAEAKASYTNEDIEKVIAQKQKEMESAAKNLDFIKAAKLRDEIAALKG; encoded by the coding sequence ATGCAATTCAAACTTCAATCAGAATATAAACCTACCGGAGACCAGCCACAAGCTATTGAAAAACTTACCGAAGGTATTAAAATTGGTGAAAAATACCAGACCCTTTTAGGAGTTACCGGATCCGGGAAAACTTTTACGGTAGCGAACGTCGTTCAGAATGTTCAGAAACCAACGCTGGTTCTGGCCCATAATAAAACACTGGCAGCACAGCTTTTCATGGAATTTAAAGAATTTTTTCCTGAGAATGCCGTTGAATATTTCGTCAGCTACTACGACTATTATCAGCCGGAAGCCTACATTGCCACTACCGGAACTTATATTGAGAAAGACCTCAGTATCAATGAAGAAGTCGAAAAATTAAGGCTTTCTGCTACGGCAAGTCTGCTTTCGGGAAGAAGAGATGTTTTAATTGTAGCTTCGGTGTCATGTATTTACGGTATCGGTAATCCTACGGAATTTCATAAATCTCTTATTTCGATTGCTATCGGAGAGAAAGTAACACGCACGGCACTTCTTCATTCTTTAGTTAACGCTTTATATTCCAGGACATTGAATGAGTTTCAAAGAGGAACATTTCGTGTAAAAGGAGATGTTATTGACGTTTTCCCGGCGTATGCCGATAATGCGGTGAGAATTCAGTTTTTCGGAGATGAGATTGAAAAAATTCAAAGCTTCGACCCTGTTTCCGGAAATGTAACTTCCAGTTTTGAACAGATTCAGATTTATCCTGCCAATCTTTTCGTAACCTCAAAAGAAACATTGAATGGCGCCATCCGGAATATTCAGGATGATCTCGTAAAACAGGTTGATTTTTTTAATTCAGTAGAAAAACCTCTCGAAGCCAAAAGATTGCAGGAACGTACCGAACTGGATCTTGAAATGATTAAGGAATTAGGCTATTGCTCGGGAATTGAAAATTATTCGAGATATCTTGACGGAAGATTACCGGGAACAAGGCCTTTCTGCCTTCTCGACTATTTTCCAAAAGATTATCTGATGGTAATTGATGAAAGCCACGTTACGGTTCCCCAGGTACATGCGATGTACGGCGGAGACCGAAGCAGGAAAGAATCTCTGGTGGAGTATGGTTTCAGGCTTCCTGCCGCAATGGACAACCGACCTTTAAAGTTTGAAGAGTTTGAAGCGATTCAGAACCAGGTTATTTATGTTTCCGCCACGCCTGCAGACTATGAACTTGAAAAAACCGGCGGAGCATATATTGAGCAGATTATTCGTCCGACCGGTCTTTTGGATCCCATTATTGAAATCAGACCTACAATTAATCAGATTGATGATTTAATGGAGGAAATCCAGAAAAGAGCTGATCTTGACGAAAGAGTTCTGGTAACGACCCTCACGAAGAAGATGGCCGAAGAATTAACTAAATATTTTACAAAATTCGGAATCAGAACAAGATACATCCACTCTGATGTTGAAACCCTTGAGCGTATTCAGATCATGCAGGACCTGAGAGTCGGTCTTTTTGACGTTCTTATTGGAGTTAATCTATTAAGAGAAGGGCTTGATTTACCGGAAGTTTCACTGGTTGCCATTCTAGATGCTGATAAAGAAGGAATGCTCAGAAGCCGCCGGTCTATGATCCAAACAGTAGGCCGTGCCGCAAGGAACCTTAATGGTAGAGCTATTATGTATGCCGATAAGATCACCAAATCCATGCAGGCCACCCTGGATGAAACCGAATATCGTAGAGCTAAGCAAATGGAATACAACCAACAACACGGAAAAGTGCCTGTTGCTTTAAATAAAAAGATTTCTGAAAGCTTAGTGGGAAGAACGAAAGATTTCCCCGATGAAAAGTATACCCAAAAAGAGATCCTTCAGAAAGTTGCAGAGGCCAAAGCAAGCTATACCAATGAAGATATTGAAAAGGTAATCGCCCAAAAACAGAAAGAAATGGAATCTGCGGCGAAAAACCTGGATTTCATTAAAGCCGCAAAATTAAGAGATGAAATTGCTGCTTTGAAAGGATAA
- a CDS encoding M56 family metallopeptidase: MMIILKIILGSSMLLAVYYVLLQKEKIYRFNRFYLMFSILFSYAVPFISIQSENLKPSNRIQTTVETTQQVLDITKVQENFNLINWLWIIYGTITLIFLIKLIHSFLAIKKMKGKRIKYHNQNILITKEHTSPFSFWNTIYLGENYLIDSKIDPRIFLHEKSHLEQKHSVDVIIIEILKAFTWFNPSIFFYRKAIITNHEFLADESVLKNDFNIKDYQNLILDEIILNQNYNLTHTFNFNNTKKRFIMMNTKKSKMTIIKKVISIPVLLIAFGLFVQKTYAGNVESAAKTFPEMPEKDSENKAENFAEEHIKSSAKDSSTVEKTKDNPANNFLPSGKMSLEKEKSTDKSSEIQPKIDSNLQSTTTVAEYPGGQNELRNKVASLFDASKITHGKEQKMMKTDITYTVDENGRVTNINPAGNNKTFNDEAVSAFKKANENVVWKPAEKDGKAVPYGMKMSLTMSFE, translated from the coding sequence ATGATGATTATTTTAAAAATAATTTTAGGGTCTTCTATGCTTCTGGCCGTATACTATGTGTTGTTACAAAAGGAAAAAATTTATCGGTTCAACAGGTTTTACCTAATGTTTTCTATTCTGTTTTCTTATGCCGTTCCATTTATTTCTATTCAATCGGAAAACTTAAAACCGAGTAACCGAATTCAAACGACCGTTGAAACAACACAACAGGTTTTAGACATTACTAAGGTACAGGAAAATTTTAACTTAATTAACTGGCTCTGGATTATTTACGGAACTATTACCCTGATTTTTTTAATAAAGTTGATCCATTCATTTTTAGCAATTAAAAAGATGAAGGGCAAGAGGATAAAGTATCACAACCAAAATATCCTGATTACCAAAGAGCATACCTCTCCTTTTAGCTTTTGGAATACTATTTATTTAGGGGAAAATTATCTCATTGACAGTAAAATAGATCCACGGATTTTTCTGCATGAAAAAAGCCACCTCGAACAGAAGCACAGCGTCGATGTTATAATTATTGAAATCCTGAAAGCCTTTACCTGGTTCAATCCTTCGATATTTTTTTACCGAAAAGCCATTATTACCAATCATGAATTTCTGGCAGATGAATCTGTCTTAAAAAATGATTTCAACATAAAAGATTATCAGAATTTAATTCTGGACGAAATTATTTTAAATCAAAACTATAACCTTACCCATACATTCAATTTTAATAACACCAAAAAAAGATTTATTATGATGAACACTAAAAAGTCTAAAATGACCATCATCAAAAAAGTAATCAGCATTCCTGTATTACTTATCGCTTTCGGATTATTTGTACAGAAAACATATGCCGGAAACGTAGAAAGCGCAGCCAAAACATTCCCGGAAATGCCAGAAAAAGATTCTGAAAACAAAGCAGAAAATTTTGCAGAAGAACACATAAAATCTTCAGCGAAAGATAGTTCAACAGTCGAAAAAACAAAAGATAATCCTGCCAATAACTTTCTTCCTTCAGGCAAAATGAGCCTGGAAAAAGAGAAAAGCACCGATAAATCTTCGGAAATACAACCGAAAATCGACAGCAATTTACAAAGTACTACTACTGTTGCAGAATATCCCGGAGGCCAAAATGAGCTAAGAAATAAAGTAGCCAGCTTATTTGACGCATCTAAAATCACACATGGAAAAGAACAAAAAATGATGAAAACAGACATTACTTACACGGTTGATGAAAATGGACGTGTTACCAATATCAACCCTGCCGGCAATAACAAAACCTTTAATGATGAAGCAGTTTCTGCATTTAAGAAAGCCAATGAAAATGTGGTCTGGAAACCTGCAGAAAAAGATGGAAAAGCTGTTCCATACGGAATGAAAATGTCACTAACAATGTCTTTCGAGTAA
- a CDS encoding BlaI/MecI/CopY family transcriptional regulator, whose protein sequence is MKEIKLTDSEKDLMEILWEKEKVFMKDILESYPDPKPATTTIATLLKRMQNKDFVGYTLYGNSREYYPKVAKGEYFKEEMSSMIDRFFNNSVTQFASFFTSNAKLSQEELKELREIIDKQIDEK, encoded by the coding sequence ATGAAAGAAATAAAACTAACCGATTCTGAAAAAGATCTTATGGAAATACTCTGGGAAAAAGAAAAGGTTTTCATGAAAGATATTTTAGAATCTTATCCGGACCCTAAACCTGCAACAACAACAATCGCGACACTCCTGAAAAGAATGCAGAATAAAGATTTTGTGGGGTATACACTGTATGGAAATTCTCGCGAATATTATCCGAAAGTCGCAAAGGGAGAATATTTTAAGGAAGAAATGTCTTCCATGATTGACCGTTTTTTTAATAATTCCGTGACGCAGTTTGCCTCTTTTTTCACGTCTAATGCTAAACTTTCACAAGAAGAATTGAAAGAACTCAGAGAAATTATTGACAAGCAAATTGATGAAAAATGA
- a CDS encoding PQQ-dependent sugar dehydrogenase, producing MKTNKFYISAVSLFLILASCKEGKINAQQAGSDGSVETKAPNSPEYKPAFTGQTRIKAVKTSTPYNVEVLSKDLGKPWGIINLPDGRLLITDKRGYMNIVSTDGKQISKIDGFPKVDSKGQGGMLDVALDPDFATNNIIYFSFSEPYEKGNHTAVGKGKLSPDFKTISEVKVIFRATPTYDGDKHYGSRLAFDKDGNLFVSTGERSDKQTRVYAQRTDNYLGKILKITKEGKPAPGNPFIGKAGFKPEIYAYGIRNPQGMAIDPNGNLWDVEMGPRGGDEINLIKAGKNYGWGDVTYGIEYSGEKINNGTTQKAGTEQPVYYWDPVISPSGVTFYTGNIDEWKGNLMIGCLSGEHINRIVMKDNKVVGEERLLSDEKERFRDVLNGSDGNLYAVTDSGKLYRISKK from the coding sequence ATGAAAACCAATAAATTTTATATTTCAGCGGTCAGTTTGTTTCTTATTCTGGCATCATGTAAAGAAGGCAAAATTAATGCTCAGCAGGCGGGAAGCGACGGAAGTGTTGAAACAAAAGCACCGAATTCTCCGGAATATAAACCTGCCTTTACCGGACAGACGAGAATTAAAGCAGTAAAAACTTCAACACCTTACAATGTTGAAGTCTTGAGTAAAGATTTAGGGAAGCCCTGGGGAATTATTAACCTTCCGGACGGAAGACTTCTGATTACGGATAAAAGGGGATATATGAATATTGTTTCCACTGACGGAAAGCAAATCTCAAAAATTGATGGATTCCCGAAAGTTGATTCCAAAGGTCAGGGCGGAATGCTTGATGTCGCTTTAGATCCGGATTTCGCTACCAACAATATTATTTACTTTAGTTTTTCAGAACCTTATGAAAAGGGAAATCATACGGCGGTAGGAAAAGGAAAATTGTCTCCTGATTTTAAAACTATTTCTGAGGTGAAAGTTATATTCCGTGCAACTCCAACCTATGATGGAGATAAACATTACGGAAGCAGACTGGCTTTCGATAAAGATGGAAATTTATTTGTGAGCACAGGAGAACGGTCCGATAAGCAGACAAGAGTGTACGCACAGCGAACAGATAATTATTTAGGTAAAATATTAAAAATCACAAAAGAAGGAAAGCCTGCTCCCGGTAATCCATTTATCGGTAAAGCAGGGTTTAAACCCGAAATTTATGCATATGGAATCAGAAATCCTCAGGGAATGGCCATTGATCCCAACGGAAATCTCTGGGATGTGGAAATGGGACCGAGAGGTGGTGACGAAATTAATTTAATTAAAGCCGGAAAAAATTACGGATGGGGCGATGTTACCTACGGAATTGAATATTCCGGTGAAAAAATAAATAACGGAACGACTCAAAAAGCAGGAACTGAGCAGCCGGTATATTACTGGGATCCGGTAATCTCTCCAAGTGGTGTTACTTTTTACACCGGAAATATTGATGAATGGAAAGGAAACCTGATGATCGGATGTCTCAGCGGAGAACATATCAACAGAATTGTAATGAAGGATAATAAAGTAGTTGGAGAAGAAAGGCTTTTGTCAGACGAGAAAGAACGTTTTCGTGATGTGCTGAACGGAAGTGATGGCAATTTGTATGCGGTAACCGACAGCGGAAAACTATACAGAATTTCAAAAAAATAA
- a CDS encoding tryptophanase, producing the protein MNLPYAEPFRIKMIEEIRQSTREEREQWLKEANYNLFNLKSSQVFIDLLTDSGTGAMSDRQWGALMMGDESYAGSRSFEQLHQTVQNITGFKYLLPTHQGRAAENVLFSVLVKEGDVVPGNSHFDTTKGHIEFRKAHAIDCTIDEAFDINDLHPFKGNINIEKLEEVYKKYPKENIPFCLITITCNSSGGQPVSLENMKAVKELSDKYGVPVFFDSARFAENAYFIKKREAGQENRSIKEICKEIFSYGDGMTMSSKKDGLVNIGGFIALNDEEVFRKASNFTIIYEGFITYGGMAGRDMAALAVGLDEATEFAYLESRISQVEYLGNKLIEYGIPVQKPIGGHAVFIDSLNFLPKVDRSEYPAQTLGLEIYKEAGIRTVEIGTLLADRDPETRENRYPKLELVRLAIPRRTYTNNHMDYIAAAIKNVYERRDEIAKGYKITWEPDLLRHFTVQLEEA; encoded by the coding sequence ATGAATTTACCGTACGCGGAACCTTTCCGCATTAAAATGATTGAGGAAATCCGTCAGTCTACAAGAGAAGAAAGAGAACAGTGGCTTAAAGAAGCAAACTATAATTTATTTAATCTAAAATCTTCACAGGTTTTTATCGACCTTCTTACCGATTCCGGAACGGGAGCAATGTCTGACAGACAGTGGGGCGCTTTAATGATGGGGGATGAAAGCTATGCCGGATCACGTTCTTTTGAGCAGCTTCACCAGACTGTACAGAATATCACAGGCTTTAAATATCTTTTACCAACTCACCAGGGAAGAGCTGCAGAAAATGTTCTGTTTTCCGTTTTGGTAAAAGAAGGAGATGTAGTACCCGGAAACTCTCATTTTGACACCACAAAAGGGCATATTGAATTCAGAAAAGCTCACGCTATCGACTGTACGATCGATGAAGCTTTTGACATTAATGATCTTCACCCATTCAAAGGAAATATCAATATTGAAAAACTTGAAGAAGTTTATAAAAAGTATCCAAAAGAAAATATCCCTTTCTGCCTGATTACCATTACCTGCAATTCATCTGGGGGACAGCCTGTATCCCTGGAAAACATGAAAGCGGTGAAAGAACTTTCTGATAAATATGGAGTACCTGTATTTTTTGATTCAGCGAGATTTGCTGAGAATGCCTATTTCATCAAAAAAAGAGAAGCCGGACAGGAAAACAGAAGCATCAAAGAAATCTGTAAAGAAATTTTCTCTTACGGTGACGGGATGACGATGAGTTCTAAAAAAGACGGATTGGTAAATATCGGAGGTTTTATCGCTTTAAATGATGAAGAAGTTTTCAGAAAAGCTTCTAATTTTACCATTATTTATGAAGGTTTCATTACCTACGGTGGAATGGCCGGAAGAGACATGGCCGCTTTGGCAGTTGGTCTTGATGAAGCGACAGAATTTGCTTATTTAGAAAGCCGAATTTCCCAGGTGGAATATCTTGGAAATAAATTAATCGAATACGGAATTCCGGTTCAAAAACCTATTGGCGGACATGCTGTTTTCATTGATTCTTTGAATTTCCTTCCAAAAGTTGACCGCTCGGAATATCCTGCACAAACATTGGGACTTGAAATCTATAAAGAAGCCGGAATCAGAACCGTAGAAATCGGGACATTATTGGCCGACAGAGATCCTGAAACAAGAGAAAACCGCTATCCGAAGCTTGAGCTTGTACGTCTGGCCATCCCAAGAAGAACGTATACCAATAACCATATGGATTATATTGCTGCTGCTATCAAAAACGTTTATGAAAGACGTGACGAAATTGCAAAAGGCTATAAAATAACCTGGGAGCCGGATCTGTTAAGACATTTCACGGTTCAGCTTGAGGAAGCTTAA
- a CDS encoding DUF502 domain-containing protein: MKKLTFENIANFFLKNFFQGLVIIGPIGLTMFVIWYVVTSIDNIIPSVAKEIPGLVFISTIVFTAILGYLGNKFVVGRFFFDAMDRLLEKTPGVKHIYTPTKDVMSSFVGDKKKFNDPVWVKTNEHPEIWRIGFLTQKEMADVEKHNYVAVYLPHSYAISGWVIVTEEKNIKPVVGMTAASAMKFAVSGGVAGFHSDDNIFKAPE; the protein is encoded by the coding sequence TTGAAAAAGCTGACGTTTGAAAATATTGCCAATTTTTTCCTGAAAAACTTCTTTCAGGGACTTGTCATTATTGGTCCTATCGGACTGACGATGTTTGTCATCTGGTATGTAGTGACCTCCATTGACAATATTATTCCTTCGGTAGCCAAAGAGATTCCCGGGCTGGTTTTTATTTCAACCATCGTATTTACAGCAATTTTAGGATATTTAGGAAACAAATTTGTAGTCGGACGGTTCTTTTTTGATGCCATGGATCGTCTTCTTGAAAAAACTCCGGGCGTTAAGCACATTTATACCCCTACAAAAGATGTCATGTCTTCATTCGTAGGAGATAAGAAAAAATTCAACGATCCTGTCTGGGTAAAAACCAATGAACATCCTGAAATCTGGAGAATAGGCTTTCTCACCCAGAAGGAAATGGCAGACGTGGAAAAACATAATTATGTAGCGGTTTACCTGCCGCATTCTTACGCCATTTCAGGATGGGTAATTGTTACGGAAGAAAAAAACATCAAACCGGTAGTGGGCATGACAGCGGCTTCTGCAATGAAATTTGCGGTAAGCGGTGGCGTTGCAGGATTCCACTCCGATGATAATATCTTTAAAGCTCCAGAGTAG
- a CDS encoding tRNA-(ms[2]io[6]A)-hydroxylase — translation MFKLKLPTDPRWANIAEGNIEEILTDHAWCEQKAATNAIGLITMLPEYPEIVTELLAIAQEELEHFRQVHEIIKKRGYIFGRTRKDDYVNELVNFIQKGGNRDDLIVDKMLFAAMIEARSCERFKVLTENIKDEELKTFYRELMISEANHYTTFIGFARQLGDEQKVNARWEEWLEYEAKIIQSYGKGETIHG, via the coding sequence ATGTTTAAGTTGAAACTTCCTACCGATCCCAGGTGGGCAAATATTGCAGAAGGAAACATTGAAGAAATTTTAACGGATCATGCCTGGTGTGAGCAAAAAGCGGCTACCAATGCTATCGGGCTGATCACAATGCTTCCTGAATATCCTGAAATCGTAACCGAACTTCTTGCCATCGCGCAGGAAGAGCTGGAACATTTCAGACAGGTTCATGAGATTATTAAAAAGAGAGGATACATATTTGGCCGTACCCGAAAAGATGATTATGTGAACGAATTGGTCAACTTCATCCAGAAAGGAGGCAACAGAGATGATCTTATTGTTGATAAGATGCTTTTTGCGGCCATGATCGAAGCAAGGAGCTGTGAACGATTCAAAGTGCTTACCGAGAATATAAAAGATGAAGAGCTTAAAACGTTCTACAGAGAATTAATGATCTCCGAAGCCAATCATTACACCACATTCATAGGATTTGCAAGACAATTGGGCGATGAGCAGAAAGTAAATGCAAGATGGGAAGAATGGCTGGAATATGAAGCAAAAATTATCCAGTCTTACGGAAAAGGAGAAACCATCCACGGATAA